From a region of the Thermomonas sp. HDW16 genome:
- a CDS encoding type II secretion system F family protein — protein sequence MALYRYKALNARGELLDGQMEAASDADVAARLQEQGHLPVEAKLASEAGGDSAWRALFEPKPFAGQRLVQFTQQLATLLGAGQPLDRALSILLELPEDEVAKRTITDIRDAVRGGASLSTALDRQHGAFSRLFVNMVRAGEAGGSLHETLQRLADYLERSRALRARVINALVYPAILLAMVGLSLLFLLGYVVPQFSAMYDSLDAELPWFSQLVLGLGVFVRDWWIVLLAVPVLLLLWLDRKRRDPAFMLKFDGWLLRNKLAGPLVAKLDTARLARTLGTLLRNGVPLLSALGIARNVLDNRVLANDVDAAIDEVKNGIGLSTALGKGKRFPRLALQMIQVGEESGALDAMLLKTADTFEQETSIALDRMLAALVPAVTLVLATVVGIVILAVLSPIYDLTNVVG from the coding sequence ATGGCGCTCTATCGCTACAAGGCGTTGAACGCGCGCGGTGAATTGCTGGACGGGCAGATGGAGGCCGCCAGCGATGCCGATGTGGCCGCGCGCCTGCAGGAGCAGGGGCACCTGCCCGTTGAAGCGAAACTCGCCTCCGAAGCCGGTGGCGATTCCGCGTGGCGCGCGCTGTTCGAACCCAAGCCGTTCGCCGGGCAGCGGCTGGTGCAGTTCACCCAGCAGTTGGCGACCTTGCTTGGTGCCGGTCAGCCGCTGGATCGCGCCTTGAGCATCCTGCTGGAACTGCCGGAAGACGAGGTCGCCAAGCGCACCATCACCGATATCCGCGATGCGGTGCGTGGCGGGGCCTCGCTATCGACCGCGCTGGATCGCCAGCACGGCGCGTTCAGCCGCCTGTTCGTGAACATGGTGCGTGCCGGCGAAGCCGGCGGCAGCCTGCACGAAACCCTGCAGCGATTGGCCGACTACCTGGAGCGTTCGCGCGCGCTGCGGGCGCGGGTGATCAACGCGCTGGTGTACCCGGCGATCCTGTTGGCGATGGTCGGGCTGTCGCTGCTGTTCCTGCTGGGCTACGTGGTGCCGCAGTTCTCGGCGATGTACGACAGCCTGGATGCCGAGCTGCCGTGGTTCTCGCAGCTGGTGCTGGGTCTGGGCGTGTTCGTGCGCGACTGGTGGATCGTGCTGCTGGCTGTGCCGGTGTTGTTGCTGCTGTGGTTGGACCGCAAGCGCCGCGACCCCGCCTTCATGCTGAAATTCGATGGCTGGCTGCTGCGCAACAAGCTGGCCGGTCCGCTGGTGGCCAAGCTGGACACTGCGCGACTGGCGCGCACGCTGGGCACGCTGTTGCGCAACGGGGTTCCGCTGCTGTCGGCGCTCGGCATCGCCCGCAACGTGCTGGACAACCGGGTGTTGGCGAACGACGTGGATGCCGCCATCGACGAGGTCAAGAACGGCATCGGCCTGTCCACCGCGCTCGGCAAGGGCAAGCGTTTCCCGCGATTGGCCTTGCAGATGATCCAGGTCGGCGAAGAATCCGGCGCGCTGGACGCGATGCTGCTGAAGACCGCGGATACCTTCGAGCAGGAAACCTCGATCG